In the Gossypium raimondii isolate GPD5lz chromosome 9, ASM2569854v1, whole genome shotgun sequence genome, one interval contains:
- the LOC105797851 gene encoding basic leucine zipper 4 — MFSTVSATFSPDSMLDNDPIPDIETNIMKWDWSELFSPSQSTGSARSSGTGSDEAKQSLTGGSTSSLKDPNQRVPTIDERKLRRMISNRASARRSRMRKRNHLENLTNEVKQLQIQNQELNNRLKSLSDLNHCLRIDNNRVRFECSILQQEVLDMRQLLVFT, encoded by the coding sequence ATGTTTTCCACTGTTTCGGCCACTTTTTCACCGGATTCGATGCTCGACAACGATCCAATTCCTGATATCGAAACCAACATCATGAAGTGGGATTGGTCGGAACTTTTCTCGCCCAGCCAATCAACCGGTTCCGCAAGGTCGTCGGGCACCGGTTCAGATGAAGCGAAACAAAGCCTCACCGGTGGTAGTACCAGCTCCCTTAAAGATCCAAACCAACGGGTTCCCACCATCGACGAACGAAAGCTACGGCGAATGATATCGAACCGGGCTTCAGCACGGAGGTCACGGATGCGTAAGCGGAATCATTTAGAAAATCTAACGAATGAGGTGAAACAACTTCAAATCCAGAACCAAGAACTCAACAACCGGTTGAAGTCCCTTTCCGACCTCAATCATTGTCTGAGGATAGACAACAATCGGGTCCGATTTGAATGTAGTATCCTGCAACAAGAAGTATTGGATATGCGTCAACTTTTGGTATTCACATAA